In Acidisarcina sp., a single window of DNA contains:
- a CDS encoding argininosuccinate synthase produces MSKKVVLAYSGGLDTSIIIPWINENYGMDVIAMVADVGQGEDLDAVVAKAYATGAKKVVVRDLRDEFVRDFVFPTVKAGAIYEHKYLLGTSIARPVIAKHQVEVALEEGAEAVAHGCTGKGNDQVRFEHAYQALAPELKVIAPWREWTLKSREDCLDYAEAHGISVAQSREKIHSRDRNLWHISHEGGELEDAGNAPLATTWTLTKSPQEAPDKSETVEIGFVKGCPTSVNGKSLAPAKLVEVLNEVAARNAVGRIDLVENRFVGMKSRGCYETPGGTLIVTAHQELEALTLDREVAHYKEHVALRYAEIVYNGLWFTPLREALDAFVDKTQENVTGSITLSLYKGNVDVVRRASEYSLYSNELSSFTMGDTYDQKDAKGFIQILGLPARTRARLQSLKKEAVK; encoded by the coding sequence ATGTCAAAGAAAGTTGTCCTGGCTTATTCGGGAGGACTGGATACGTCCATCATCATCCCCTGGATCAATGAGAATTACGGCATGGATGTCATTGCCATGGTTGCCGACGTGGGACAAGGTGAGGATCTCGACGCCGTTGTCGCCAAGGCTTACGCGACTGGCGCGAAGAAAGTTGTTGTGCGTGATCTTCGCGATGAGTTCGTACGCGACTTCGTCTTCCCTACCGTAAAAGCCGGCGCGATTTACGAACACAAATATCTGTTGGGAACTTCCATCGCCCGCCCGGTTATCGCCAAGCACCAGGTTGAGGTCGCCCTCGAAGAAGGCGCCGAAGCTGTAGCGCATGGTTGCACAGGCAAGGGCAACGACCAGGTGCGTTTTGAGCATGCCTACCAGGCTCTCGCGCCAGAATTGAAGGTCATTGCTCCGTGGCGCGAATGGACGCTGAAGTCGCGGGAAGACTGCCTCGACTATGCCGAGGCCCATGGAATTTCTGTGGCCCAGAGCCGCGAAAAGATTCATAGCCGTGATCGCAACCTGTGGCACATCAGCCACGAAGGCGGCGAATTGGAAGATGCAGGAAACGCGCCGCTCGCGACCACCTGGACCCTGACCAAGAGCCCACAGGAGGCTCCTGACAAAAGCGAGACTGTCGAAATCGGTTTTGTAAAAGGCTGCCCAACCTCCGTCAATGGCAAGAGCCTGGCGCCAGCCAAACTGGTGGAAGTACTGAACGAAGTTGCTGCGCGCAACGCCGTCGGCCGCATTGACCTGGTGGAGAATCGTTTCGTCGGGATGAAGTCCCGTGGCTGTTATGAGACTCCTGGCGGAACGCTGATTGTAACCGCTCACCAGGAGCTCGAAGCACTTACCCTGGATCGGGAAGTGGCTCACTATAAGGAGCATGTTGCGCTCCGTTACGCGGAGATCGTCTATAACGGCCTGTGGTTTACGCCTCTACGCGAGGCTCTTGACGCCTTTGTGGATAAGACGCAGGAAAACGTAACTGGCTCGATTACACTTTCCCTCTACAAGGGCAATGTGGATGTCGTCCGCCGCGCGAGTGAGTACTCCCTGTATTCCAACGAACTCTCATCTTTCACCATGGGTGACACGTACGATCAGAAAGATGCCAAGGGCTTCATCCAGATCCTTGGCCTTCCTGCACGCACGCGTGCCCGTCTGCAGAGCTTGAAGAAAGAGGCTGTTAAGTGA
- the argH gene encoding argininosuccinate lyase has product MWSGRFHEPLDPAFEQWQRSIVFDWQLLPQEVAASKAHAKTLHAAGILTAPELAQICEALDQVQEEFWTPEKHGAIRDHATAEDIHHFVELQLVAHIGDLGLKLHTGRSRNEQIATDLRLYVRECITVVAGQLIKWSAALAKKAHAVGDAVMPAYTHLQRAEPVLVAHWLQAYVEMLLRDVTRLFDCRARLNLCPLGSGAVAGATLRLDRTISADELGFSGPTLNSMDATSDRDFVLEYLQALTIVGLHVSRFAEEITLYATAEFGFIDLPEAFSTGSSAMPQKKNPDLTELARAKVGRISGAAQTVTLLLKGLPLAYNKDMQETQEPVFAASTAAISLVSLLTRFTLALEFKTEKMRAACATGYLNAMAAATYLVHKGVPFRTAHEKIGHAVRYSLEKGCELGDLSLDELKQFGEEFEEDFFACITLQATVDCHDVTGGTATERVHEALSRLEPRLIELTGFIDGHS; this is encoded by the coding sequence ATGTGGTCAGGCCGCTTTCACGAGCCGCTCGACCCGGCATTCGAGCAATGGCAACGATCTATCGTTTTTGACTGGCAGCTTCTTCCCCAGGAAGTTGCTGCCAGCAAAGCGCATGCCAAAACTCTGCACGCGGCTGGGATTCTCACCGCTCCTGAACTCGCGCAGATATGTGAGGCGCTTGACCAGGTACAGGAAGAATTCTGGACTCCCGAGAAGCATGGCGCTATTCGCGACCACGCAACGGCAGAGGATATTCACCACTTCGTGGAACTTCAGCTGGTTGCGCATATTGGCGATCTTGGGCTGAAACTGCATACCGGCAGAAGCCGCAATGAACAGATCGCGACAGACCTGCGGCTCTATGTTCGGGAATGCATCACCGTTGTTGCCGGCCAGCTTATTAAATGGTCGGCAGCACTGGCCAAAAAAGCTCATGCGGTCGGCGATGCCGTGATGCCCGCCTACACACACCTGCAACGCGCTGAACCAGTACTCGTAGCGCACTGGCTGCAGGCGTATGTCGAGATGCTGCTGAGGGATGTAACGCGGCTGTTCGATTGCAGAGCCCGGCTGAATCTCTGCCCTCTCGGATCGGGAGCGGTAGCGGGAGCGACGCTTCGGCTGGATCGAACTATTTCCGCCGACGAGCTTGGTTTCTCTGGGCCCACGCTCAACAGCATGGACGCGACCAGCGACCGGGATTTCGTGCTGGAGTATCTCCAGGCGCTGACGATCGTCGGTCTGCATGTTAGCCGCTTTGCAGAGGAGATCACTCTCTATGCAACTGCGGAGTTTGGATTCATCGATCTGCCTGAGGCTTTCTCGACCGGATCGAGTGCGATGCCGCAAAAGAAGAACCCTGATTTGACGGAGCTGGCGCGCGCAAAAGTAGGACGCATCAGTGGCGCCGCACAAACGGTAACGCTTCTGCTGAAGGGGCTTCCGCTCGCCTACAACAAAGACATGCAGGAAACGCAGGAGCCGGTTTTTGCGGCCTCCACCGCGGCTATCAGCCTGGTAAGCCTGCTGACGCGGTTCACGCTCGCGCTGGAGTTCAAGACCGAGAAGATGCGGGCAGCATGCGCAACCGGCTACCTGAATGCCATGGCGGCTGCAACCTATCTTGTACACAAGGGTGTGCCGTTCCGTACAGCGCACGAAAAGATCGGCCACGCGGTGCGATATAGTCTCGAAAAAGGGTGTGAACTCGGCGATCTCTCGCTCGACGAGCTAAAACAATTCGGCGAAGAATTTGAGGAAGACTTCTTCGCGTGCATCACACTGCAGGCAACCGTGGATTGCCACGATGTGACCGGCGGAACCGCGACGGAACGAGTGCACGAAGCCCTCTCCCGTCTGGAACCACGGCTCATCGAGCTAACAGGATTCATCGATGGTCATTCGTAA